A single window of Sphingobacteriales bacterium DNA harbors:
- the rpsG gene encoding 30S ribosomal protein S7 produces MRKQRAKKRYLAPDPVYNDSLVTRFVNTIMLDGKKSIAYKSFYDAMDKIKASTGEEGYDIWKKAMDNVMPAVEVRSRRIGGATFQIPTPIREDRKIFLMMRWLVTFARKRNGKSMGDKLAAELIAAAKGEGSSVKRKEDMHKMAEANKAFSHFKV; encoded by the coding sequence ATGAGAAAGCAGAGAGCAAAAAAAAGATATTTAGCACCAGATCCAGTGTATAATGATTCGTTAGTAACACGTTTCGTGAATACAATCATGTTGGATGGAAAAAAATCAATAGCATATAAATCATTCTACGATGCAATGGATAAAATAAAAGCATCTACAGGAGAAGAAGGATATGATATCTGGAAAAAAGCAATGGATAATGTAATGCCAGCAGTAGAAGTTAGAAGTAGAAGAATTGGTGGTGCTACATTCCAAATTCCAACACCAATAAGAGAAGATAGAAAGATATTCTTAATGATGCGTTGGTTGGTAACTTTCGCTCGTAAAAGAAATGGAAAATCTATGGGAGATAAATTAGCTGCAGAGTTAATTGCTGCTGCAAAAGGAGAGGGTTCTTCAGTAAAAAGAAAAGAAGATATGCATAAAATGGCTGAGGCTAATAAAGCATTTTCACATTTTAAAGTATAA
- the rpmC gene encoding 50S ribosomal protein L29 produces MSNKLYTEIANTATEELHNELKAAKLRLKKLKFNHAVSPLEDTSIFKTSRKEIARIQTEISKRKLSNQA; encoded by the coding sequence ATGTCAAATAAATTATATACAGAAATAGCAAATACTGCAACCGAAGAGCTTCACAACGAGTTGAAAGCGGCTAAGTTAAGATTAAAAAAACTGAAATTTAATCACGCAGTAAGTCCTTTGGAAGATACAAGCATTTTTAAAACATCAAGAAAAGAAATCGCTAGAATCCAAACAGAAATTAGTAAAAGAAAATTGTCTAACCAAGCATAA
- the fusA gene encoding elongation factor G: MSRDLKYTRNIGIAAHIDAGKTTTTERILYYAGVNHKIGEVHDGASTMDWMVQEAERGITITSAATTVKWKYRGNEFHVNIIDTPGHVDFTVEVNRSLRVLDGLVFLFSAVDGVEPQSETNWRLANNYNVARIGFVNKMDRSGADFLNVVEQVRKMLGSNAVPLQLPIGSEDTFKGVVDLINFRGIVWNEHDRGMTYEEVEIPADLLDEATEWREKLLEAVSEYDETLMEKFFDDPASITEREILDALRAACLDMKIVPMLCGSSFKDKGVQTMLDLVMELMPSPLDRPNIIGTNPNTDAEVVRKPSYDEPFAGLAFKIATDPYVGRLAFTRAYSGVLDAGSYVLNTRSGNKERISRIFQMHANKQNPIEKLGAGDIGAVVGFKDIRTGDTLCAENAPIILESMKFPDPVIGLAIEPKTQKDADKLGMALGKLAEEDPTFKVRYDEDTAQTVISGMGELHLEIIVDRLLREFKVECNQGAPQVNYKETITQTITHREKYAKQSGGRGKFADIAVEIGPGEEGKEGLEFINDIFGGAVPREFIPSVEKGFKEAMKTGVLAGYEVPSLKVRLFDGSFHQVDSDSFSFEQVAKFAFREACKKATPILLEPIMKLEVITPEENTGDVVGDLNRRRGMMEGMEMKNNANVIKAKVPLSEMFGYVTDLRTITSGRATSIMEFSHYAQAPNNITEQVIAKAKSKVKAD, translated from the coding sequence ATGTCACGCGATCTAAAATATACAAGAAACATAGGAATAGCAGCACATATAGATGCAGGTAAAACTACAACTACAGAGCGTATATTGTACTATGCTGGTGTCAATCATAAAATTGGTGAAGTACATGATGGTGCATCTACAATGGACTGGATGGTACAAGAGGCTGAAAGAGGAATCACGATTACATCTGCTGCAACTACAGTAAAATGGAAATATAGAGGTAATGAGTTTCACGTAAATATCATTGATACTCCAGGACACGTTGACTTTACAGTTGAAGTGAATCGTTCTCTACGTGTATTAGATGGATTAGTATTTTTATTCTCTGCTGTTGATGGTGTAGAACCACAATCTGAAACAAACTGGAGATTAGCAAACAATTATAATGTAGCAAGAATCGGTTTCGTAAATAAAATGGATCGTTCAGGTGCAGACTTTCTAAATGTAGTTGAGCAAGTTAGAAAGATGTTAGGTTCTAATGCAGTGCCTTTACAGTTACCAATAGGTTCAGAAGATACATTTAAAGGTGTTGTTGATTTAATAAACTTTAGAGGAATTGTTTGGAATGAACATGACAGAGGCATGACTTACGAAGAAGTAGAAATACCTGCTGACTTATTAGATGAAGCAACTGAGTGGAGAGAGAAATTATTAGAAGCAGTTTCTGAATATGATGAAACATTAATGGAGAAATTCTTTGACGATCCAGCATCTATCACAGAAAGAGAAATCCTAGATGCTTTAAGAGCAGCATGTTTAGATATGAAAATAGTTCCAATGTTATGTGGTTCTTCATTCAAAGACAAAGGTGTTCAAACAATGTTAGATTTAGTGATGGAATTAATGCCATCACCATTAGATAGACCAAATATCATAGGAACAAATCCAAATACAGATGCAGAAGTTGTAAGAAAACCATCTTATGATGAACCATTTGCTGGATTAGCATTCAAAATTGCAACAGATCCATACGTAGGTCGTTTAGCATTTACAAGAGCTTACTCAGGTGTGCTTGATGCAGGTTCTTATGTATTAAATACAAGAAGTGGGAATAAAGAACGTATTTCTCGTATTTTCCAAATGCATGCAAACAAACAAAATCCAATTGAAAAATTAGGAGCAGGTGATATTGGAGCTGTTGTAGGATTTAAAGATATTAGAACAGGAGATACTTTATGTGCAGAAAATGCACCAATCATATTAGAGTCAATGAAATTCCCAGATCCAGTAATTGGATTAGCAATTGAGCCTAAAACTCAAAAAGATGCTGACAAATTAGGAATGGCATTAGGGAAATTAGCTGAAGAAGATCCAACATTCAAAGTAAGATATGATGAAGATACAGCACAAACTGTAATTTCAGGAATGGGAGAGTTACACTTAGAAATCATCGTAGATAGATTATTAAGAGAATTCAAAGTAGAATGTAATCAAGGAGCACCTCAAGTAAATTACAAAGAGACAATAACTCAAACTATTACACATAGAGAGAAATATGCTAAACAATCAGGTGGTAGAGGTAAATTTGCTGATATTGCTGTTGAAATTGGACCAGGTGAAGAAGGAAAAGAAGGTTTAGAATTTATTAATGATATTTTTGGTGGCGCAGTACCAAGAGAATTTATTCCATCAGTAGAAAAAGGATTTAAAGAAGCAATGAAAACTGGTGTGTTGGCTGGATATGAAGTGCCAAGCTTGAAAGTACGTTTATTTGACGGCTCTTTCCACCAAGTGGATTCAGATTCTTTCTCTTTTGAGCAAGTTGCAAAATTTGCTTTCAGAGAAGCATGTAAAAAAGCAACTCCAATTCTATTAGAACCTATCATGAAATTAGAAGTAATTACACCAGAAGAAAACACTGGAGATGTAGTAGGTGACTTAAATAGAAGAAGAGGTATGATGGAAGGAATGGAAATGAAAAATAATGCAAATGTAATTAAAGCAAAAGTTCCTTTGAGTGAGATGTTTGGATATGTAACAGATTTAAGAACAATTACATCAGGTAGAGCTACATCAATCATGGAGTTTTCGCACTATGCTCAAGCACCAAACAATATTACAGAACAAGTAATTGCAAAAGCAAAAAGTAAAGTAAAAGCAGATTAA
- the rplX gene encoding 50S ribosomal protein L24, whose protein sequence is MKKVNTQKRFAPKLKIKKGDKVVVISGASSGKEGNVIEVYPKESRVLVEGVNMVKKHTKPNAQNQQGGIVEQEASIHISNVKLLVAGKPTRVGRKVAEDGKIVRFAKKTGEVI, encoded by the coding sequence ATGAAAAAAGTAAATACACAAAAAAGATTTGCCCCAAAATTAAAAATCAAAAAAGGTGACAAAGTAGTTGTTATCTCAGGAGCAAGTTCTGGAAAAGAAGGAAACGTGATAGAGGTCTACCCAAAAGAAAGTAGAGTATTAGTAGAAGGTGTGAATATGGTTAAAAAACATACAAAACCAAACGCACAAAACCAACAAGGTGGAATCGTAGAACAAGAAGCATCTATACACATTTCAAATGTAAAATTACTTGTAGCTGGAAAACCAACACGCGTAGGTAGAAAAGTTGCAGAAGACGGAAAAATTGTTAGATTCGCAAAAAAAACAGGGGAGGTAATATAA
- the rplN gene encoding 50S ribosomal protein L14 codes for MIQSESRLKVADNSGAKEVLCIRVLKGSKSRYASIGDKIVVSVKSAAPGGNVKKKQVSKAVIVRTKKEVKRKDGSYIRFDDNAVVLLNNQDEPRASRIFGPVARELRDKDYMKIISLAPEVL; via the coding sequence ATGATACAGTCAGAATCAAGATTAAAAGTAGCAGACAACAGCGGCGCAAAAGAAGTGCTTTGCATCAGAGTACTTAAAGGCTCAAAGTCTAGATACGCAAGTATAGGAGACAAAATTGTTGTTTCTGTAAAAAGTGCAGCACCAGGCGGAAACGTAAAGAAAAAACAAGTTTCTAAAGCAGTGATTGTACGTACAAAAAAAGAAGTAAAACGCAAAGATGGTTCATATATTCGTTTTGATGACAATGCTGTAGTTCTTCTAAATAACCAAGATGAGCCAAGAGCAAGTCGTATATTTGGTCCTGTAGCAAGAGAATTAAGAGACAAAGATTATATGAAAATTATTTCATTAGCACCAGAAGTTTTATAA
- the rplW gene encoding 50S ribosomal protein L23, giving the protein MEILKKPLITEKSQKLQDRAEKYTFIVDKKANKIEIKKAIEEMYGVNVEEVNTLVMPSKPKSKFTKTNIISGRRGSYKKALIKLADGETIDFYTDL; this is encoded by the coding sequence ATGGAAATTTTAAAGAAACCTTTAATCACAGAAAAGTCTCAAAAACTACAAGATAGAGCTGAGAAATATACTTTTATCGTAGATAAAAAAGCGAATAAAATTGAAATTAAAAAAGCAATAGAAGAGATGTATGGCGTGAATGTAGAAGAAGTAAATACTTTAGTTATGCCTTCTAAACCAAAATCTAAATTCACAAAAACAAATATCATCTCAGGTAGAAGAGGTAGCTATAAAAAAGCTTTAATAAAATTAGCTGACGGCGAAACAATTGATTTTTATACAGATTTATAA
- the rpsQ gene encoding 30S ribosomal protein S17: MSAEQTIVRKERKTRIGVVKSNKMDKTITVKIERKIKHPKYGKFLKKTKSFHAHDENNECNPGDTVKIMETRPLSKTKRWRLVEILERAK; the protein is encoded by the coding sequence ATGAGTGCAGAACAAACAATAGTAAGAAAAGAAAGAAAAACACGTATTGGTGTTGTGAAATCAAATAAGATGGACAAAACTATTACTGTTAAAATAGAAAGAAAAATTAAACATCCTAAGTATGGAAAGTTCTTGAAAAAAACGAAGAGTTTCCATGCACACGATGAAAATAACGAATGCAATCCTGGCGATACAGTAAAAATAATGGAAACTAGACCATTAAGTAAAACAAAACGTTGGAGATTAGTAGAAATTTTAGAAAGAGCAAAATAA
- the rplC gene encoding 50S ribosomal protein L3: MKGLIGTKIGMTSIFNEDGNVVPCTVIEAGPCVVTQIKTKDKDGYDAVQIGYGDKKEKNTSKALKGHFENAKTAPKAKLVEFRGTFNIELGTVITTEILKEGEKVSISGISKGKGFQGVVKRHGFSGVGGQTHGQHNRLRAPGSIGACSTPSRVFKGMRMGGRMGNDTVKLPNAKILKIVPEQNYIIVKGSIPGHNGSVVILEKK, translated from the coding sequence ATGAAAGGATTAATAGGAACAAAAATAGGCATGACGAGCATCTTTAATGAAGATGGAAATGTAGTACCTTGCACTGTAATAGAAGCAGGTCCTTGTGTAGTAACTCAAATCAAAACTAAAGACAAAGATGGTTATGATGCAGTACAAATAGGATATGGCGACAAAAAAGAAAAAAATACTAGTAAAGCATTAAAAGGTCATTTTGAAAATGCAAAAACTGCACCTAAAGCTAAATTAGTAGAATTTAGAGGTACATTTAATATAGAATTAGGTACAGTTATTACTACTGAGATCTTAAAAGAAGGTGAAAAAGTATCTATATCTGGAATATCTAAAGGAAAAGGTTTTCAAGGTGTTGTAAAAAGACATGGATTTAGTGGTGTTGGTGGACAAACTCACGGTCAACATAACAGACTTAGAGCACCAGGTTCTATTGGAGCATGTTCTACACCATCAAGAGTTTTCAAAGGTATGAGAATGGGTGGAAGAATGGGTAATGATACTGTAAAATTACCAAATGCAAAAATTCTAAAAATAGTACCTGAACAAAATTATATTATTGTAAAAGGATCTATTCCAGGACACAATGGTTCTGTAGTTATATTAGAGAAAAAATAA
- a CDS encoding 30S ribosomal protein S12: MPTIQQLVRKGREQLAWTSKSKALTSCPQRRGVCTRVYTTTPKKPNSALRKVAKVRLTNKYEIIAYIPGEGHNLQEHSIVLIRGGRVKDLPGVRYHIVRGALDTAGVNNRKKSRSKYGTKKGKAGEAAPAKGKKK; this comes from the coding sequence ATGCCTACAATTCAACAATTAGTAAGAAAAGGAAGAGAGCAATTAGCATGGACATCTAAGTCTAAAGCACTTACATCATGCCCACAAAGAAGAGGAGTTTGCACAAGAGTGTATACTACAACTCCTAAAAAACCAAATTCAGCACTTAGAAAAGTAGCAAAAGTTCGTTTAACCAATAAATATGAGATTATTGCTTATATACCAGGTGAAGGACATAACTTGCAAGAGCACTCTATCGTATTAATACGTGGAGGTCGTGTTAAAGACTTACCAGGTGTGAGATATCATATCGTTAGAGGTGCTTTAGATACTGCTGGAGTTAATAACAGAAAGAAAAGCCGTTCTAAATACGGAACTAAAAAAGGAAAAGCAGGAGAAGCTGCACCAGCAAAAGGTAAAAAGAAATAA
- the rplD gene encoding 50S ribosomal protein L4, producing MKLEVYNKQGQATGRQVELPDHIFGIEPNEHVIYLAVKQYLANRRSGTHKTLEKSELSGSTRKLHKQKGTGGSRKGSIKNPLFKGGARIFGPRPRSYSFKLNKKVKELAKISALSAKIASNAIKVVEDFSLETPRTKEYVNFLKDFGLENKKSLFILPEINDNIYLSSRNIQGAGLAEVSNLNTYEIMNNSMILLSEKSIEALSNQLVNN from the coding sequence ATGAAATTAGAAGTATATAATAAACAAGGTCAAGCAACAGGACGTCAGGTTGAACTTCCAGATCACATTTTTGGAATAGAACCTAATGAGCATGTTATATATCTAGCTGTAAAGCAATATTTAGCGAATAGAAGAAGCGGAACACATAAAACACTTGAGAAATCAGAATTATCTGGTTCTACAAGAAAACTACATAAACAAAAAGGTACAGGTGGTTCAAGAAAAGGTAGTATCAAAAACCCATTATTCAAAGGTGGTGCTAGAATTTTCGGACCAAGACCAAGAAGTTATAGTTTTAAGTTGAATAAAAAAGTTAAAGAATTAGCTAAAATATCTGCACTTTCTGCTAAAATAGCATCAAATGCAATCAAAGTTGTTGAAGATTTTTCTTTAGAAACACCTAGAACTAAAGAATATGTAAATTTCTTAAAAGATTTCGGTTTAGAAAACAAAAAATCATTGTTCATCTTACCAGAAATCAATGATAATATCTATTTATCTTCAAGAAATATTCAAGGTGCTGGTCTTGCAGAAGTAAGCAACTTAAATACTTACGAAATAATGAATAATAGTATGATATTATTGAGTGAGAAATCTATCGAAGCATTATCTAACCAATTAGTAAATAACTAA
- the rplP gene encoding 50S ribosomal protein L16 → MLQPKRVKFRKVQKGRNEGNAGRGYSLAFGSFGLKCLDEGRITSRQIEAARIALTRNMKREGKVWIKIFPDKPITKKPAEVRMGKGKGALDHWAALVQPGRILFEIEGVSKQLAQESLELAAQKLPVKLKFIVRRDYDGQ, encoded by the coding sequence ATGTTACAACCTAAAAGAGTTAAGTTTAGAAAAGTACAGAAAGGCAGAAACGAAGGAAATGCTGGAAGAGGATATAGCTTAGCATTCGGTTCATTTGGACTTAAATGTTTAGATGAAGGTAGAATTACCAGTAGACAAATTGAAGCAGCTCGTATTGCATTGACTCGTAATATGAAGAGAGAAGGTAAAGTTTGGATAAAAATATTTCCAGATAAACCAATTACTAAAAAACCAGCTGAAGTTCGTATGGGTAAAGGAAAAGGTGCTTTAGACCATTGGGCAGCTCTAGTACAACCAGGCAGAATATTATTCGAAATAGAAGGTGTATCAAAACAATTAGCACAAGAATCTTTAGAGTTAGCTGCACAAAAATTGCCAGTAAAACTTAAATTTATTGTGAGAAGAGATTATGACGGTCAATAA
- the rpsJ gene encoding 30S ribosomal protein S10: MAQRIRIKLKSYDHNLIDKSAEKIVKTVKNAGAVVTGPIPLPTNKKIFTVLRSPHVNKEAREQYKLCTYKRLLDIYSATPKTVDALMKLELPSGVDVEIKA; encoded by the coding sequence ATGGCACAAAGAATTAGAATAAAATTGAAATCTTACGATCATAATCTGATTGATAAATCAGCAGAAAAGATTGTAAAAACAGTAAAAAATGCTGGAGCTGTAGTTACTGGACCTATTCCTTTACCTACTAATAAAAAGATATTTACAGTTCTTCGTTCACCACACGTGAATAAAGAAGCTAGAGAACAGTATAAACTTTGCACATATAAAAGATTATTAGATATATATAGTGCTACACCAAAAACTGTTGATGCATTAATGAAGTTAGAATTACCAAGTGGTGTAGATGTAGAAATTAAAGCTTAA
- the rpsS gene encoding 30S ribosomal protein S19 gives MARSLKKGPYIAYTLQKKVDAMNESNKKNVIKTWSRASMITPEFVGHTFAVHNGNKFIPVYVTENMVGHKLGEFSPTRQFKGHSGNRK, from the coding sequence ATGGCTAGAAGTTTAAAGAAAGGACCATACATAGCTTATACTTTACAAAAGAAAGTAGACGCAATGAATGAATCAAACAAAAAAAATGTAATCAAAACATGGTCTAGAGCATCTATGATTACACCAGAGTTCGTAGGACATACATTTGCAGTACATAATGGCAATAAATTTATTCCAGTATATGTAACTGAAAACATGGTAGGTCATAAATTGGGTGAATTTTCTCCAACAAGACAATTTAAAGGACATTCAGGAAATAGAAAATAA
- the rplB gene encoding 50S ribosomal protein L2, translated as MATKKFTPITPGLRYKVANAYAEVTTNKPEKSLLVPNKRSGGRNQKGEMTMRYIGGGHKKQYRIIDFKRNKYDIPATVKTVEYDPNRSAFIALVSYKDGEKRYIIAPEGIAVGQEIISGIKVAPEVGNALQLGNMPLGSVIHNIELQPGKGASICRSAGTFAQLTGKDGKYAIIKLPSGESRMILATCMATIGTVSNSDHSLLVMGKAGANRWKGRRPRTRPVAMNPVDHPMGGGEGRASGGHPRSRKGLIAKGKKTRNTKKASSKYIISKGKSKNK; from the coding sequence ATGGCAACAAAGAAATTTACACCAATAACTCCTGGCTTAAGATACAAAGTAGCAAATGCTTATGCCGAAGTTACAACCAATAAACCAGAGAAATCATTATTAGTTCCTAATAAACGTTCTGGTGGTAGAAACCAAAAAGGAGAGATGACCATGAGATATATTGGTGGTGGTCATAAAAAACAATATCGTATTATTGATTTTAAAAGAAACAAATATGATATTCCAGCTACAGTAAAAACTGTTGAGTATGACCCAAACAGATCAGCATTTATTGCTTTAGTATCATATAAAGATGGAGAAAAAAGATATATTATTGCTCCAGAAGGCATCGCTGTAGGACAAGAAATTATATCTGGAATTAAAGTTGCTCCAGAAGTAGGAAATGCACTACAATTAGGAAATATGCCACTAGGTTCTGTAATTCACAATATCGAATTACAACCAGGTAAAGGTGCATCAATATGTAGAAGTGCTGGAACATTTGCTCAGCTTACAGGTAAAGATGGCAAATATGCAATCATCAAATTACCTTCAGGTGAATCAAGAATGATTTTAGCAACATGCATGGCTACAATAGGCACTGTCTCTAATTCAGATCATAGCTTATTAGTAATGGGTAAAGCAGGTGCAAATAGATGGAAAGGTAGAAGACCTAGAACTCGACCAGTAGCAATGAACCCAGTAGATCATCCAATGGGTGGTGGTGAAGGTAGAGCTTCAGGTGGTCACCCAAGATCAAGAAAAGGTTTAATTGCTAAAGGTAAGAAAACTAGAAATACGAAAAAAGCATCAAGTAAGTATATAATTTCTAAGGGAAAATCTAAGAATAAATAA
- the rplV gene encoding 50S ribosomal protein L22, protein MGARKKISAELRKEAKKSTCVAKATAVPTSPRKMRLVTDLVRGKNVDQALNILMFSSKHASQTVEKLLRSAIANWEQKNNTTAAEADLYVQEIFVDGGRVLKRFLPAPMGRAYRVRKRSNHLTLKLASRNSNNSIEVSENTDNN, encoded by the coding sequence ATGGGAGCTAGAAAAAAAATATCAGCTGAATTAAGAAAAGAAGCTAAAAAAAGCACATGTGTTGCAAAAGCAACAGCTGTGCCTACATCTCCAAGAAAAATGAGATTGGTAACAGATTTAGTTAGAGGAAAGAATGTAGATCAAGCTTTAAATATATTAATGTTTTCATCAAAACATGCATCTCAAACAGTAGAAAAATTGTTGAGATCTGCAATTGCAAATTGGGAACAAAAAAACAATACAACTGCTGCTGAAGCTGATTTATATGTTCAAGAAATTTTTGTAGATGGTGGAAGAGTTTTAAAAAGATTTTTACCAGCACCAATGGGAAGAGCATATAGAGTAAGAAAACGATCAAATCATCTTACATTAAAATTAGCAAGCAGAAATAGCAATAACTCAATTGAAGTATCTGAAAATACTGATAATAATTAA
- the rpsC gene encoding 30S ribosomal protein S3, which produces MGQKANPIVNRLGITRGWDSNWYGGKDFSEKLIEDHKIRKYLNARIQKGGVSKIIIERTLNRITISIHTSRPGIIIGKGGGEVDKIKEEIKKLTGKDVQINIVEIRRPEIDAAIVGETICKQLEARVNFRRAVKMAIASAMRLGVEGIKVKCSGRLGGAEMARSEEYKEGRTPLHTFRADIDYAIKEANTIYGIIGVKVWICKGEVFTKRDLTPNVGVEEQKRQPRGNERRAPRGEKRDRPERRERRK; this is translated from the coding sequence ATGGGACAAAAAGCAAATCCAATAGTAAATCGTTTAGGCATCACAAGAGGATGGGATTCAAACTGGTACGGTGGAAAAGATTTTAGTGAAAAATTAATAGAAGATCACAAAATCAGAAAATACCTTAATGCACGTATTCAAAAAGGTGGCGTATCAAAAATTATCATAGAAAGAACACTAAATAGAATTACAATATCAATACATACATCTAGACCAGGAATTATTATCGGAAAAGGTGGCGGAGAAGTAGATAAGATTAAAGAAGAAATCAAAAAATTAACTGGGAAAGATGTACAAATAAATATTGTAGAAATAAGAAGACCAGAGATTGATGCAGCTATAGTTGGTGAAACAATATGTAAACAATTAGAAGCGCGTGTTAATTTCAGAAGAGCTGTGAAAATGGCAATTGCATCTGCAATGAGATTAGGAGTAGAAGGAATAAAAGTAAAATGTTCAGGTAGACTTGGTGGTGCTGAGATGGCAAGAAGTGAAGAATATAAAGAAGGAAGAACACCATTACATACATTTAGAGCTGATATTGATTATGCAATTAAAGAAGCAAATACAATATATGGTATTATCGGAGTTAAAGTTTGGATTTGTAAAGGTGAAGTATTTACAAAAAGAGACTTAACACCAAATGTTGGAGTTGAAGAGCAAAAAAGACAACCAAGAGGCAATGAAAGAAGAGCGCCAAGAGGTGAAAAAAGAGACAGACCAGAAAGAAGAGAAAGAAGAAAATAA
- the rplE gene encoding 50S ribosomal protein L5: MSYVIRLRKKYTEEVIPKLMEKYQYKSVMQVPKLTKIVVNQGVGIAVGDKKIIDNQVDEITRITGQKAMSTKSKKAISNFKLRENMPIGVMVTLRGDRMYEFLDRLISVALPQVRDFKGVNEKAFDGRGNYTLGIKEHIIFPEIDIDKINRISGMDITFVTTAKTDDEAHALLTEIGIPFVKKNK, encoded by the coding sequence ATGAGCTACGTTATTAGATTAAGAAAAAAATATACTGAAGAAGTAATTCCTAAATTAATGGAAAAATATCAGTATAAATCTGTTATGCAAGTGCCAAAATTAACAAAAATCGTTGTTAATCAAGGTGTTGGTATCGCTGTTGGAGACAAAAAAATCATTGATAACCAAGTTGACGAAATTACAAGAATCACTGGTCAAAAAGCAATGTCTACTAAATCTAAAAAAGCAATATCTAACTTCAAATTAAGAGAAAATATGCCAATTGGTGTAATGGTAACTTTAAGAGGTGACAGAATGTATGAATTTTTAGATAGATTAATATCAGTTGCATTACCACAAGTTAGAGATTTTAAAGGTGTAAATGAAAAAGCTTTTGATGGTAGAGGTAACTACACTTTAGGTATCAAAGAACATATAATTTTCCCTGAGATAGACATAGATAAAATCAACAGAATCAGCGGTATGGATATCACATTCGTAACTACTGCTAAAACTGATGATGAAGCTCATGCGCTATTAACAGAAATAGGTATTCCATTTGTAAAGAAAAATAAATAA